The genomic window GAGCAGGGCGTGCACGCCAGCTTCATGCCCAAGCCCTTCTCCCAGCACCCGGGCTCGGGCATGCACACCCACCTCTCCCTCTTCGAGGGCGACCGCAACGCCTTCCACGAGTCCGGCGCCGAGTTCCAGCTCTCCAAGGTGGGCCGGTCCTTCATCGCCGGCCTGCTGCGGCACGCCGCCGAGACCGCCGCCGTGACCAACCAGTGGGTCAACTCCTACAAGCGGATCTGGGGCGGCTCCCAGCGCACCGCGGGCGCCGGCGGCGAGGCCCCCTCGTACATCTGCTGGGGCCACAACAACCGCTCGGCGCTGATCCGGGTCCCGATGTACAAGCCCGGCAAGCAGGGGTCCACCCGCGTCGAGGTCCGCTCCCTGGACACCGGCTGCAACCCCTACCTCGCCTACGCCGTCACCCTGGCCGCCGGCCTCAAGGGCATCGAGGAGGGCTACGAACTCCCGCCCGGCGCCGACGACGACGTCTGGGCCCTGTCCGACGCCGAACGCCGCGCCATGGGCATCCAGCCCATGCCCCAGAACCTCGGCGAGGCGATCGACCTGATGCAGCGCAGCGAACTGGTCGCCGAGACACTGGGCGAGCACGTCTTCGACTTCTTCCTGCGCAACAAGCGCCAGGAGTGGGAGGAGTACCGCTCCGAGGTCACCCCCTTCGAGCTGCGGAAGAACCTGCAGGTGCTGTAGGCGCAGGTCAGAGCGTCAGCCGGGGCGGGTGAACCGGCCCCGGCTGGCCGCTCACCACTTCCCGGACCACCGCGAGGAGGTCTCCCGTCCGGGGACGGACGGGGTGGGCTGGGTGGGCGAGGTAGACGGCGGCGCCAGGGGAAGGCGCTGAGCCGGTTGGAGCTGGTCCGCCAGGGCGCCTCCCAGGCGCGCAAACCGGTCAGATCTACCGGGTCCGCTGACCTCCAGGTGCGCTGAAGGCCCCGCAGCAAGCGGGCGACGTACGGGCCCGTCCCGCTGGCAGGGTTGGCCGGCTGGGGCGGGTCCGTTCGTGCGCCGGTGGGGTGATGGGGCGGGCCATCAGGGTGGATCTCGGGGCTGGTGGGCAGGGCAGGCCGATATTCGGTTAATCCTCCTGGGCGGTGCGGATGGCACCACGTGAGCCCAGGAGGTCGGTCGGTGGTGTCCAGTCCGCTCTCGGAGGCGGTCGCGGTGGTGCTCGGGACCCGGCCCGAGATCCTCAAACTGGCCGGGGTGATCCGCGGTCTCGGTGACCGGGCCCGGGTGGTCTACACCGGGCAGCACTATGACGAGGCGATGGCCGGCGGGGTCTTCCGGGCGATGCGACTGGCGCCGCCCGACGTCCGGCTCACCGACATCGGCGGCGCGGTGCGCGGGCGTCAGATCGGCGACATGATCTCGGCGCTGTCGGACCTCTTCACCGCCGAGCCGCCGGCGGCCGTGGTGGTGCAGGGCGACACCAACACCACCTCGGCGGGGGCGCAGGCGGCGCACTACCACGGGGTGCCGGTGGTCCACGTGGAGGCCGGACTGCGGTCGCGCGACCGGGAGATGCCCGAGGAGATCAACCGTCAGGTGGTCGGGGTGCTGGCCGACGCCCACTGTGCGCCGACCACGGTGGCGGCAGCCAATCTGCGGGCGGAGGGGGTGCCGGAGAGCCGCATCCACCTCACCGGCAACACCATCGTCGAGGCGGTCGCCGAGTCGATGCCGGGGCCGGCCGAGTGCGCCGCGCTGCTGCGGCGCCACGGGGTGCGGGCGGACCAGTACGTGCTGGCGACCGTCCACCGGCCGGAGAACACCGACGACCCGGCCCGGCTGGAGCGGATCCTGACCGAACTCGGCGGGCTGGGACTGCCGGTGCTGTTCCCGATGCACCCGCGCACCCGGGGGTGCATCGCCCGGCACGGCCTGGCCGAGCGGCTCGCGGCGCTGCGGGCGATCGAGCCCATCGACCACCCGTCCTTCCTGGGCCTGGCGAGCCGGGCCCGACTGCTGGTCTCCGACTCCGGCGGCGTGCAGGAGGAGTGCACGGTGCTGAAGAAGCCGCTGATCGTGGTGCGCAACAGCACGGAGCGCCCGGAGGCGGTCGAGGCCGGCTTCGCCACCCTGCTCCGCCCGGGGCCGGCGATCGGCGAGCTGGCGCGTCGGCTGATCGCCGACGCCTCGCTGGCCGCGAGGCTGGCCGCGCTGCCGTCCCCGTACGGCGACGGGCGGGCCGGCGAGCGGATCACCGCGCTGACCCTGGCGCTGGCCGACGCGCGTGGCCGGGCCGTGTCGGCCGGGCGGACGAGCGGTTCGCCCGGGTTGCCGGTTCCCCCAGACGCGGTGGCCGCGACGGCCGCCGGCGAACCCCGTACGACCCAACGACTCCCTGGAGGACGTCCGTGTACAAGCCCTGTGTAGGTGGCGCCGCCGCGGCCGCCGGTACCTGCGAACTCGCCGCCACCGGTAGCCACACCCTGCTGCTGACCGTGCTGGCCGTGCTCATGGTGCTCGGCGGTGCCCTGCTGACGCGGGCCGCGCGCCAGCGCGGCGGGAATGCCTGAGGCCGGTCACCCGGTCGGCGAGTTGGCCCGTGGGGCCGGAGCACGTGACGGCGTGCTCCGGCCCCCGCGGCTGCGGCCGACCGGACCCCTGCGGCCCAGCGGATCGAGAGGCGGTACCCCGTGAACCACTCCGCCGGCACGGTGCTCAGCTTCGCCATGGCGGTCTCCCTGCTGCTGGGCGCGGTCTTCGTCGCCTACGTGGCCGTCCTGGTGACGCCGCTGCTGCGCAGCAGGCCGCGGCCGCCGGGCGACGCGGCGGCACTGGACTGGCACGTGCTGGTGCCCTGCCGGGACGAGGAGGCCGTCATCGGCCAGACGCTGGCCCGGCTGCGCGGGCTGCACCCGGCCTTGCACGTGTGGGTGATCGACGACGCCTCGGTCGACGGGACGGCGCGGGTGATCAGCGAGGCCGCGGCCACCGATCCGTACGTGCACCTGGTCCAGCGCGTCCTGCCGCAGGCGAGGACCGGCAAGGGGGCGGCGCTGAACGCCGCCTACCGCGCGTTGTGCGCGTGGCTGCCCGAGGACGTCGCGCCCGAGCGGGTGATCGTCGGGGTGTTCGACGCGGACGGCACCCCGGGCCCGGGCTGCCTGGGCATCATCTCCGCCGACCACCTCTTCGGCGACCCCGGGATCGCGGCGGTGCAGATCGAGGTGCGGATGGCCAACCGGGACGAGCGCCGGCCGCTGCCCCACCCCTACCTGGTGCGCAACCTGCTGGCCCGCACCCTGGTCCGGATGCAGGACCTGGAGTTCCGCACCGCGATCCCGGCCGTGCAGCTCAGCCGGCGGATGACCCGCACGGTGGCGATGGGCGGCAACGGCCAGTTCACCCGGCTCTCCGCGCTGCAGGGGATCGCACTCCAGGAGGCCACCACGACCGGCGAGGGCGGCGGGCCGTGGGGCGGCTCGCTGCTGGAGGACTACGAGCTCGGCCTCCAGCTGACCCTGGCGGGCTGGCGCACCGCGTTCACCCGGGACACCTGGGTGGACCAGGAAGGGCTGTGGAACGTCCGGCAACTGCTCGCCCAGCGGGCCCGCTGGAGCCAGGGCGCCATGCAGTGCATGCGCTACCTGCCGCGGATCTGGGACTCCCGGAAGCTGACCACGATGGGCGTCCTGGAGATCACCTACTGCCTCCTGCAGCCCTGGCTGCAGCTGTTCGGCAGCGTGGTCTTCCCGGCCCTGGCGGTGTTGCTGGCGGTGCGTTTCGTACGCCATCCGGAGGCGCTCGGCGCGTTCCTGTCGAGCGGTGGCGGCTACGGCCTGCTGCTGGCCTACCTGGTGCTGAGCGTCATCCAGTTCACCATCTGGGGCCCGCTCTACTGGCTCAAGTGCGAGCGGGCGGCGGGCCTGTGGCGCTGTCTCGGCTGGGGCGTGGCCTACTCCTGCTACATCTGGCTCTACTGCCTGTGCACCTGGCGGGCGGCGGGACGGTTCGTCAAGGGCCGCAACGGCTGGGTCAAGACCCGGCGCAACGCCGAGCTGCGCTCCGCGCAGGCATCCGTGCAGGCCTGACGGCCACCGCGGCGAGGCGGCTGACGGACGGTCAGGCGTCGCACAGGCCTCAGGAGTCGGGCAGGCCGGGTGGTGCCGGGCGGTAGACGGTCAGCGAGTCGACGCTGAAGGAGATCGGCTTCGAGGTGGTCGGGGCCGGGTGGTAGACGCCGTTGTTGACGGAGAGGCTGAGCACCGGGTAGGCCGCGAAGTCCGGGCCGACCCCGCTGTGGTCGGCGTAGGCGACGGCGAGGTGGTCCAGGCTGGGGCCGACGTACCAGGTGGTGTTGTCGGCGCCCAGCCGGGCGCCGACGTAGAGCCAGCCGTCGGCGGACACCGCGGCGTTGGTGTAGCGGCCGGTGCCGCTGTGGACCTGGTTGACGAACTCCAGCGTGCCGGGGTGGTCGGCCTGCCACTCGAAGACGTCGACCTCGTTCTGCCCGTCCCGCCAGCTCCACAGCGCGGGCCAGGCGCCGGAGTCGGCGTCGGGCAGCCGGACGTGGGCCATGATCAGGTCGCCGGTGCGGATCTCGGTGCCGTCGCCGCCGGTGTCGCAGGAGTCGCCGGTGGTCAGCAGGCCGGTGTCCCAGTTGCCGTCGGGACGCGGGGAGGCCGTGATGGTCAGGTGGCCGCCGGCGGCGCTCAGCGCCGACTCGCTGAGGTGGTCGAGCTTGAAGTCGTGCTGGTTGTCCACGCAGTCCTGGTAGGCGCCGGTCTGCCAGCCCCAGGTGTGGCCCGGGCCCACGTCCAGGGTGTGGAAGTCGTCGGTGAAGGCGACGGTGGCCGCCGCGAACGGTGCTGAGGTGCCGGCGCCGGGAGCGGCGCCGGCGACGGTGGCGGTCGAGACGGTCAGCGCGATGGCCGTCATCAGGCCGAGCGGCAGGCTGATCAGGCGCATGGACACCCCTCGGGTGCGGCGGCGGGCCCGAGCGGCCCGTGCGCTGTCCACCCTCCACCGTCGTCGGCGTGGCGCGCAGCGCGCCTTGGGCCGTCCGGGTGGACCGGGCCGGGCCCACGGCGGTTGTGCGTCGGGGGGCCACGGCGGGGAATGACTGGGAAAAGCGCCTAGGCTAAATGCTGATCATATGAGCGACGAGGAGTGCGATGACCTCCGCTGGGAGCCGCGTCAGCAGGCCCGAGAACCGGCTGGTCCGCCGGGGGTTCACCGACCCCGAGGCGGCCGTGCGCCGGCTGTCCGCCCCCGCCCTGCACGGGCTGGCCGATGACCCGATCCTGCTCGACGGGCTCGGCGCCACCGCCGACCCCGACCTCGCCCTGCTGGGCCTGGCCCGGCTGCTCGAAGCGCTCGGCGAGAGCCAACGGCACGCCCTGCGAGACACCCTGACCGCCTCCAAGCCGCTGCGCGACCGGCTGCTCGGGGTGCTCGGCGCCTCGGCCGCGCTCGGCGACCACCTGGCCACCCACCCGCAGGACTGGCACGCCCTGGTCACCTTCGAACAGCGCGACATGCACCCGGGCACCGGCGAGTTCCGGCGCGAGCTGGAGCAGCGGGTACGGGCCGCCGAGGGCGAGCCGGCCGACGCGCTGCGCGCCGCCTACCGCCGCTGCCTGCTGACCATCGCCGCGCGCGATCTGACCGCCACCACCGATCTGGCGCAGACCGCCGCCGAGCTGGCCGACCTGGCCGGCGCCACCCTGCGCACCGCGCTGATGATCGCCGCCGAGCAGGAACCGGCCGCCGCCGACGCCTGCCGGCTGGCCGTGATCGGCATGGGCAAGTGCGGTGGCCGCGAGCTCAACTACGTCTCCGACGTGGACGTCATCTTCGTCGCCGAGGCCCGTGAGGGGGTCGGCGAGCACCTCGCGCTGAGCGCCGCCAACCGGTTGGCGGCCGCCATGATGCGGCTCTGCTCGGACACCACCCGGGAGGGCACCATCTGGCCGGTGGACGCCAACCTGCGTCCCGAGGGCCGCAACGGGCCGCTGGTGCGCACCCTGGCCAGCCACCTCGCCTACTACCAGCGGTGGGCCAAGACCTGGGAGTTCCAGGCGCTGCTGAAGGCCCGCCCGGTGGCCGGTGACACCGAGCTGGGCGAGGCGTACGTGGCGGCGCTGGCACCGCTGGTCTGGCAGGCGGCCGAGCGGGAGAACTTCGTCGCGGACGTGCAGCAGATGCGCCGCCGGGTGATCGAGGCGATCCCGGCCACCGAGCTGGACCGCCAGCTCAAGCTCGGCCCCGGCGGGCTGCGCGACGTGGAGTTCTCGGTCCAGCTGCTCCAGCTGGTGCACGGCCGCACCGACGCGGGCCTGCACAGCGGCAACACGCTGGAGGCGCTGGCCGCACTGTCGGCCGGCGGCTACGTCGGGCGGGCGGACGCCGCCTCGCTGGACGCCGCCTACCGCTTCCTGCGCGAGCTGGAGCACCGGATCCAGCTGCACCGGCTGCGGCGCACCCACCTGATGCCCAAGGACCCGGCCGACCTGCGCCGGCTGGCCCGCTCGATGGCGCCGATGATCAACGGCGACACCCGCGCCGATCCGGTGGCGGCGCTGGAGCGCGAGTGGAAGCGGCACGCCCTGGAGGTGCGCCGGCTGCACGAGAAGCTCTTCTACCGTCCGCTGCTGGCGGCCGTGGCCGACCTGTCGGCCGGCGAGGCGCTCACCCCGGGCACCCCGGCGATGAGCCAGGAGGCGGCCGAGGAGCGGCTCAAGGCGCTCGGCTTTGCCGATCCGCCGGCCGCCCGGCGCCACCTGACGGCGCTGGCCAGCGGGGTGAGCCGGAAGGCCGCCATCCAGCGCACCCTGCTGCCGGTGCTGCTGGCCTGGTTCGCCGACTCCGCCGACCCGGACGCGGGGTTGCTGGGTTTCCGCCAGGTCTCCGACGCGCTCGGCCGCACGCCCTGGTACCTGCGCCTGCTGCGGGACGAGAGCGCGGCGGCCGAGCAGCTGGCCCGGATCCTGTCGGCCGGTCGGCTGGCCCCGGACCTGCTGCTGCGCGCGCCGGAGGCGGTGGCCATGCTGGGCGATCCGCAGGGGCTGGTGCCGCGCGGGCGGGCCGCGCTGGAGCAGGAGGTGCGGGCGGCGGTCGGCCGGGCGCCGAGCGCCGCGGCGGGCGTGGCCGCGGCCCGTTCGGTGCGCCGCCGCGAGCTGTTCCGCACCTCGGCCGCCGACCTGCTCGGGCGCTTCGGCGAGGATCCGGGCGAGGCCCTGGACGCCGCCGCCACCGCGCTCACCGACCTCAACGCGGCCACCCTCGCCGGGGCGCTGGCCGCCTGCACGGCGGGCTGGGAACAGGCACACGGCGAGGCTTTCCCGGCCCGGCTCGCGGTGATCGCGATGGGCCGGTTCGGCGGCCGTGAGCTCGGCTACGGCTCGGACGCCGACGTGCTCTTCGTGCACGAGGCGCTGCCCGACACCCGGCACGACGCCACCGCCGCCGCCCGCACCGTCTGCAACGAGCTGCGCACCCTGCTGGCCGCGCCCTCCACCGAGCCGCCGCTGCTGGTCGACGCCGATCTGCGTCCCGAGGGCCGACAGGGGCCGCTGACCCGCACGCTCGGCTCGTACGCGGCGTACTACGCGCGCTGGTCGCACGTCTGGGAGAGCCAGGCGCTGCTGCGGGCCGAGCCGGTGGCGGGGGACGCGGAGCTGGGGGAGCGGTTCCGGGAGCTGATCGACCCGCTGCGCTACCCGCTCGGTGGGGTGCCCGAGCGGGACCTGCTGGAGATCCGGCGGATCAAGGCGCGGATCGAGAGCGAGCGGCTGCCGCGCGGGGCCGACCCGACCACCCACACCAAGATCGGCCGCGGCGGCCTCGCGGACGTCGAGTGGACCGTGCAGCTCCTGCAGCTGCGGCACGGCCACGAGCTGCCCGGGCTGCGCACCACCAGGACCCGCCAGGCGCTGCTCGCAGCCGCCCGGGCGGGCCTGCTGGCGGGCGAGGACGCCGAGGTGCTGGACACCGCCTGGGTGCTGGCCTCGCGGGTGCGCGGCGCGGTGATGCTGGTGCGCGGGCGCCCGGGGGACAGCTTCCCGAACGAGCCGCGCGAGCTGGCCCAGGTGGCCCGCTACCTGGGGTACGGGGCGGGGCACAGCGGGGAGTTGATGGACGACTACCGGCGGGCCACCCGGCGCGCCCGGACGGTGGTGGAGCGCCTCTTCTACGGCTGAGCGGGCGGCCGGGTGCACGGCCGAGCGGCCGTGCGGACGGCTGAACGAGCGGCTGAGCGGCGCTGCACACGCCGGGCGCCCGCCATGGGTGATCCCGT from Kitasatospora sp. NBC_01250 includes these protein-coding regions:
- the wecB gene encoding non-hydrolyzing UDP-N-acetylglucosamine 2-epimerase, which gives rise to MVSSPLSEAVAVVLGTRPEILKLAGVIRGLGDRARVVYTGQHYDEAMAGGVFRAMRLAPPDVRLTDIGGAVRGRQIGDMISALSDLFTAEPPAAVVVQGDTNTTSAGAQAAHYHGVPVVHVEAGLRSRDREMPEEINRQVVGVLADAHCAPTTVAAANLRAEGVPESRIHLTGNTIVEAVAESMPGPAECAALLRRHGVRADQYVLATVHRPENTDDPARLERILTELGGLGLPVLFPMHPRTRGCIARHGLAERLAALRAIEPIDHPSFLGLASRARLLVSDSGGVQEECTVLKKPLIVVRNSTERPEAVEAGFATLLRPGPAIGELARRLIADASLAARLAALPSPYGDGRAGERITALTLALADARGRAVSAGRTSGSPGLPVPPDAVAATAAGEPRTTQRLPGGRPCTSPV
- a CDS encoding glycosyltransferase family 2 protein — protein: MNHSAGTVLSFAMAVSLLLGAVFVAYVAVLVTPLLRSRPRPPGDAAALDWHVLVPCRDEEAVIGQTLARLRGLHPALHVWVIDDASVDGTARVISEAAATDPYVHLVQRVLPQARTGKGAALNAAYRALCAWLPEDVAPERVIVGVFDADGTPGPGCLGIISADHLFGDPGIAAVQIEVRMANRDERRPLPHPYLVRNLLARTLVRMQDLEFRTAIPAVQLSRRMTRTVAMGGNGQFTRLSALQGIALQEATTTGEGGGPWGGSLLEDYELGLQLTLAGWRTAFTRDTWVDQEGLWNVRQLLAQRARWSQGAMQCMRYLPRIWDSRKLTTMGVLEITYCLLQPWLQLFGSVVFPALAVLLAVRFVRHPEALGAFLSSGGGYGLLLAYLVLSVIQFTIWGPLYWLKCERAAGLWRCLGWGVAYSCYIWLYCLCTWRAAGRFVKGRNGWVKTRRNAELRSAQASVQA
- a CDS encoding LPXTG cell wall anchor domain-containing protein — translated: MYKPCVGGAAAAAGTCELAATGSHTLLLTVLAVLMVLGGALLTRAARQRGGNA
- a CDS encoding beta-glucanase; protein product: MRLISLPLGLMTAIALTVSTATVAGAAPGAGTSAPFAAATVAFTDDFHTLDVGPGHTWGWQTGAYQDCVDNQHDFKLDHLSESALSAAGGHLTITASPRPDGNWDTGLLTTGDSCDTGGDGTEIRTGDLIMAHVRLPDADSGAWPALWSWRDGQNEVDVFEWQADHPGTLEFVNQVHSGTGRYTNAAVSADGWLYVGARLGADNTTWYVGPSLDHLAVAYADHSGVGPDFAAYPVLSLSVNNGVYHPAPTTSKPISFSVDSLTVYRPAPPGLPDS
- the glnA gene encoding type I glutamate--ammonia ligase, with amino-acid sequence MGKQQEFVLRTLEERDIRFVRLWFTDVLGFLKSVAVAPAELEQAFDEGIGFDGSAIEGFARVYESDMIAKPDPTTFQILPWRSEVPGTARMFCDILMPDGSPSYADPRFVLKRTLERASAQGFTFYTHPEIEFFLLKNLPGDGTAPEPADQSGYFDHTPRGVGHDFRRQAITMLESMGISVEFSHHEGAPGQQEIDLRYADALSTADNIMTFRLVMKEVALEQGVHASFMPKPFSQHPGSGMHTHLSLFEGDRNAFHESGAEFQLSKVGRSFIAGLLRHAAETAAVTNQWVNSYKRIWGGSQRTAGAGGEAPSYICWGHNNRSALIRVPMYKPGKQGSTRVEVRSLDTGCNPYLAYAVTLAAGLKGIEEGYELPPGADDDVWALSDAERRAMGIQPMPQNLGEAIDLMQRSELVAETLGEHVFDFFLRNKRQEWEEYRSEVTPFELRKNLQVL
- a CDS encoding bifunctional [glutamine synthetase] adenylyltransferase/[glutamine synthetase]-adenylyl-L-tyrosine phosphorylase, producing MTSAGSRVSRPENRLVRRGFTDPEAAVRRLSAPALHGLADDPILLDGLGATADPDLALLGLARLLEALGESQRHALRDTLTASKPLRDRLLGVLGASAALGDHLATHPQDWHALVTFEQRDMHPGTGEFRRELEQRVRAAEGEPADALRAAYRRCLLTIAARDLTATTDLAQTAAELADLAGATLRTALMIAAEQEPAAADACRLAVIGMGKCGGRELNYVSDVDVIFVAEAREGVGEHLALSAANRLAAAMMRLCSDTTREGTIWPVDANLRPEGRNGPLVRTLASHLAYYQRWAKTWEFQALLKARPVAGDTELGEAYVAALAPLVWQAAERENFVADVQQMRRRVIEAIPATELDRQLKLGPGGLRDVEFSVQLLQLVHGRTDAGLHSGNTLEALAALSAGGYVGRADAASLDAAYRFLRELEHRIQLHRLRRTHLMPKDPADLRRLARSMAPMINGDTRADPVAALEREWKRHALEVRRLHEKLFYRPLLAAVADLSAGEALTPGTPAMSQEAAEERLKALGFADPPAARRHLTALASGVSRKAAIQRTLLPVLLAWFADSADPDAGLLGFRQVSDALGRTPWYLRLLRDESAAAEQLARILSAGRLAPDLLLRAPEAVAMLGDPQGLVPRGRAALEQEVRAAVGRAPSAAAGVAAARSVRRRELFRTSAADLLGRFGEDPGEALDAAATALTDLNAATLAGALAACTAGWEQAHGEAFPARLAVIAMGRFGGRELGYGSDADVLFVHEALPDTRHDATAAARTVCNELRTLLAAPSTEPPLLVDADLRPEGRQGPLTRTLGSYAAYYARWSHVWESQALLRAEPVAGDAELGERFRELIDPLRYPLGGVPERDLLEIRRIKARIESERLPRGADPTTHTKIGRGGLADVEWTVQLLQLRHGHELPGLRTTRTRQALLAAARAGLLAGEDAEVLDTAWVLASRVRGAVMLVRGRPGDSFPNEPRELAQVARYLGYGAGHSGELMDDYRRATRRARTVVERLFYG